catgacccagccaacgaagccgctggatctttattcgctgcgctatgtctatgtcgccgtaaagctcatacagctcatcgttccatcgtctgcgatattcgccgttgccaacgtgcaaaggtccaaaaatcttacgcagaatctttctctcgaacactccaagcgtcgcttcatcggatgttgtcatcgtccacgcttctgcgccatacgttaggacgggcatgatgagagtcttgtagagtgttagttttgttcgtcgagagaggactttactgctcagttgcctacttagtccaaagtagcacttgttggcaagagagattctacgttggatttcaaggctgacattgttatcggtgttaatgctggttcctaaataaacgaagtcttttacaacctcgaaattataactgtctacagtgacgtgagtgccgatacgcgagtgcgccgactgtttgtttgaagacaggaggtacttcgttttgtcctcgttcaccaccaaacccattcgctttgcctctttatccagtttggagaaggcagaactaacagcgcggttgttaaggccgatgatatcaatatcatcggcatacgccaacaattgtacgctcttataaaatattgtgcctgagcgattaagttctgcggctcgtacgatgctctccaacatcaggttaaagaagtcacacgacagcgagtcaccctgtctgaaacctcgtttggtatcaaacggctcggagaggtccttcccaattctgacggcgctgctggtgttgagcaacgtcatcttacatagccgtattagttttgcggggataccaaattcagacatagcggcatacaggtaactcctttccgtactgtcgaatgcagctttgaagtcgacgaaaagatggtgtgtgtcgattctcctttcatgggtcttttccaagatttggcgtattgtgaatatttggtcgatggtagactttccaggtctgaagccacactgataaggtccaatcagttggttgacggtgggcttcagcctttcacacaatacgctcgctagaaccttataggcgatatttagaagactaatcccgcggtaattggcacaaattgcaggatcgcccttcttatggattgggcagagcacacttaaattccaatcggcaggcatgctttcatccgaccatattttgcataggagctgatgcatgcaccttaccagctcctcgccgccatatttgaatagctcagccggcagtccgtcggcgcccgcggctttgttgttctttagccgtgatattgctattctcacctcgtcatggtcgggtaacggaacgataattccgtcgtcaacgattggggtatcgggatcttcactttctctatgacatgcgcagctgtcactgtttaacaggttcgagaagtgttccctccataatttaagattgctctgtacgtcagtcaccagatcaccgtctttgttcttacaggaaaacgccccggtcttaaaaccttctgtaagccgccgaactttctgatagaattcTATTACGGTGCGTCTTTTTGATCCCAGCTACTTTTTCCACAAAAGTGGCTTGGTATGCTTTATTAAGTGCCCTTCTAACACTCTCTTCCGGTTTAACACATGAGCTGAACCCGCGAGGTCTGAACTGGTTTTGCAATAGCACTTTCCTAAACAGATCGCAGTTTGTGTTTCTAagatttctaaaattaaaaaaacattcaatttcaatttaaaataacatTCTCGCCCTCTTTAGTATGGCTTTGTGGTCGGAGAAAGATGGTGTTTTTAATACTCTCCAATCTTCCACCATCGTATAGTTATCCGTAAAGAGAGTTAAGTCTAGAACATTTTTGGAGATGGGTCCAATAAATATTGGTTCCTCATCTCAGTTTGCTACTTCTAAGCtagtttgtaaaataaagttaagtaGGTACTCACCTCTAATGTTTATGTCGGAGCTCCACCAGAGAGTCTGATGAGAGTTAGCATCGGAGCCTACAACTAGCTTTCTTTGCTCGGCTTTCTTAACCAGCCTGCGAAGCTCATCTGGCGGTGCTTCCCTCTCGTGTGACATATAACAGGATCCAAGAAGTAGTATTACATTCCTGCAGCTCCGAATAGCCGCCACTGTCAGGTCATCTGTGGAAAGATTGGTATTCAAGTAAGAACATACACTTTTCTTAACGAGTATTACTGCTCTTACACTGTTCGTAGCGTTGGGGAAGTATTTATTGTAGTTTGGTGAGTCCAGTCCAGATACCATGTTTCTTGGACTAGAGCCACGttgcaaattttgaaggagCTCAATTGAGGCTTTCTTGCTTTTGTGAAGGTTAATTTGAAGGACCTTCAGCATCAGGCTTTGGTTCCTGCCTGTCTTCAATGCCGAGATTCTTCTCCATCTCGACAATTTTGAGCGTGTTTTTGATTTAATCCGTTGGGTTGCGTTTTTTGAGACGAAGGAACACGCTTCCAATGCGCCACGTACAAAATTTCCTCCGCCGTTTTATTTATCTGGAGAATATAGTTCTGGCTTTCGTTTGCATTCGCTGATTTAGCCACTTTCATCCCCTTCCAGTCGTCGGTAGGTACATCTTTATTCTGCATTTGTAGCAGACGCAGTGCATGCTCCGGGCTTACCGTGCGCAGTATAAACACCTTCGCCTTTGGTATCGATGGTACTGAGCTGCAATCCACTATTTCAAATGCGTCACCTTCCCATAGGCCTTGAAGCTTATTCACAACTTCCATAACCCATGTGAGAGACCTGTCGTCCTTGCACTTTATGATTTTGACGCCGCTGAACCATCCTGATCCATCGAATGTAGGCGAAGAGAGCTTCCAACAGCTTAATTTCCACGGCTCCTGCGACATTTGCCCCAGCGGGCTACCACGATCAACAAGTGCCGCACTGAAGTGCTTTCTCGCAATCTCATTGGCCGCCGCCGCTTTTTTGGACGTTGTCGGCTTTTCGTCGTCCTTTTTGCTGTGTGTCACGTTTGGCTTTGCAGCAATGTTCTTGCACTTTTTTCTTGTGGTGTGCATCCAGAGAGCGAAGTTAAGCTTCTTTCTCGTTTGTATTCTTGCTTGCAATACTTTTCAGGTCCGAGTCTACCAGGTCCCGTAGCTTGCATATCGTTGCCTGGCCTTAGGTAGGCGCCGTTAATATAGCCGATCTGGTAAACCGCCGGGCTGCATATTAAATAGTTGGCACTTTAGGCTTCATCCGGAGGATGAATCTATGTAAGGTAACCTCCAAATAAGTCCCACTTCTGTTCAGTGTAAGTTTACTACTTTGCGGCTATATAAATATGCTTTAGTGCACTTTTTATTACTTGGAGAGCCACATACGTAAaggaatatattaatttaatatttatataccacgcGAGAACAAACACTAATGGCGTCGATACTTTCCTCAGTATCGAAATGTCCGGGACAGAACAGGGGGAACGAGGGgcgccttttatatgtcgggattagagaacaaaaacaaatattaatcagcgaaaatcactttattgtttttcaaaatattctccatgaagatctatatacttttgcatgcgtttgaaccaattgtcgaagcacttttgccactctgaataaggtacctccaaaacatgcattctgaatgccgcaaccgcttcttcaggtgtcgaaaaacgttgacctctcagtttgttttttacgtacgggaataaaaagaagtcattcggtgccaagtcaggactatacggaggatgacccattaattcgatgttttgggtgctcaaaaatgcagttgtttgagccgatgtgggagagttcgcattgtcctggtgaagagtgatccgtctttggcgattggttttcctaatttcttggaagacaactggcaaacaaatggttgtgtaccactcagaatttactgttctgcgttgttctagtggtacggttgcgacatgcccagtttttccgaaaaaacaggcgaccatttgcttggaagtgcttcgtgcgcgaacaacttttgttggatttggctcatcttgaaacacccatacagtcgactgctgtttactttcgggctcaaacgcataaatccatgattcatcacctgtcacgatgtcatagacgtgtttcgaagccccgcgatcgtattttttgagcatttccttcgaccaatcgacacgaccCTTTTTTGGACCGATTGACAACTTGtatgggatccaacgcgaacaaatttttttgacagtcaaatgtttatgcaatattgaatgtatactggtcccactaatgcctaagattgtctcaatctcacgataggtcacatgacgatcttgcaatatcagttcgcgcacagcatcaatggttttcggaacaacaactgattttggacgaccttcacgaaattcgtcttggagtgaactacgaccacgattgaattcaccataccatcgataaacactggtccttgatggagcttcatcgccaaaaaaatgaattaagttcatccatgcaatgttgctgagttaatccacgtcgaaagttgtaaaaaataatcgctcgaaaatgttcacgacttaattccatttttggaccgagatgaatcttttaagttactgtaaacaacacaaatagcgctggtatttcaaaaccttCTGAGTACGTAAGACCCAAAAAATGACAAACTTTGcaatacagctgtcagttgccatattgcaacaccagggttgccaaatcccgacatataaaaggcacccctcgttaGCTACTTGTTGCTATTTTAAGCATCTTACTGTGCGCGCCTACGCACCCGTATCGCACAGCAGTTGCGGCTGTCGAGCAATTAGAAGACATATTGATttacgtatttacatacatatatacggagccgcgactactcgacatgacaaaaattgaagattcaccaaatattggtAAATAATTCTTATAAGAAAGTGAAGTGAGTGcgctgtgtttttgttgtgttctagaacacaacgcTTACTGCGGCGTTTGCGTCTACCaaggtaaatatatatgtaggtatgtatgaacgtgcatgtatgtagttacatatgaaagcaattattttgtagtaagttgagaaggcaagtaggtacaTCCAACACTTGTTTTacacggtagatacgttccttaGAAAAGCGTGCAAACAAACATCGTGTAAAAGAAACcatgtaaaaaaatacatgcgACATTTAGTAAATTTGGGGATATGTtccacaactttaaaaaatcgcGTAAGATGAAAagactttaaatattttcctaaaaaaccgtgcaaaagaagtaataatgaaatccgtatttataacaaaaattaaaaatagtgtaCATAGTCCTTAAGTACAATAGATAAACATTCAAATGGAAATTAGGAATAAAAAGCAATTTTGCAACTATTCATCGCTACTTtatgaattgttttttattacggactgttccagaaatgctatcaTCAGTAGATATGTCAGATATGTCTAGCACCACTGTCGGGTTTGATTCAAAGGCAGAATTTCATTCGATATTAACGACCTCTgctgatttttttgttgttataaagTCTGTTATTAGcggctgtgttttttttttttggtttctcaaGTTGCTTATATAATTCTTGATATCCAGCTACTGAAAAGTTAAGATTACGTTGAAATTTTAATCCACGCTCCATGTCAGGAACATGAGTAAGAAACCCCCGCGAATTAGATCAGCCGTTAATAGCTGAACTTCACCTTCGTTTTCATCATTACCTGCTTCTTTATTACCACAAACTGTCATAAATTCGATCAAATCGTCCTCATCCAAAGGGCTTTCTCGCATTAATTCATCGATGTCAGCCGTTTGCATGTTGTTGAAACCTTCACCACTAATTGCATTCGATAGATTTATAATTTCAGAACCCACGGCTGATTTTTTACAACGAAATTTCCACTTTTGACGCATGCtggcaacatttttttccaaaaagcatTTAAGGTCGATTGGCGCAACTGTTTCATGGCAAAAGAAGCATATGTAATGCAATCCATAATCGTAAACTTTCTCCATGCTTCCATAACATTCGAATTTCTTCCTTACATTTTAAATGCTGCCATAATACCTTGATCGATTGGCGCCAGAAACAGcaattgaatatttgaattatcCAGCACTGGGTGGCTGGGCGCATTATCAACGAGCAAAAGTATTTAGAATTCCAAACCTTTTTGTCCCATATATTCCTGGACTTCAGGAACAAGGCAGTCGTTGAACCAATTTGTATACAGATCAGCCGTCATCCATGCCTTCTTATTCGCTATCAAATGAACTGGCCTCTTAAAGCTTGTGGCAAGGAGACTTGTTTATTAAGAGAGGCTTTAATATTTTATCACAAGATGCGTTACTGCAAAACTAAAACGTCATGCGCTCTTTGGCCGCTTTAAAACCACCAGATGATTTTTCAGATTTTGCTATGTACGTTCTTTTAGGCATTTTCTTACAGAACAATCCCGTTTCATCAGcattaaatatttgatttggaGTATAACCGCTCTATTCAATTAGTTTTCGTAATTAATCCGGAAAactttttgcagcattttcgtcTGTTGATGCTACTTctccttttatttttacattgtgAAATGCGTGTCTTTTTAGCTTCTTCGTTGCCTAAAGACTTGCTGATGGTTCAAACTTCTGAAGCTGGTTGTATATTTTAAGTGctttgaattttataattttcccatcaatagggaaatatttttttgcaaatcttCCATCCAAAACACCATGTGTTTTTCCGTTTTCTCCAAGAGAGGATGATGTATGTACGGCTGCTGTGAGTCAAGATgcacaaaacagcaacaagtagcTTATAATAAGTTCTGTCCCGGACATTTCTATAATAGGGCATATTTCGAcggaattattttttgttctctcgTGGTATATCTTTATTACTAAATATATTCCTTTACATATGTGGTTCTCCAGTTagtaaaaagtgcacaaaagcataTTAATATAGCCGCAAAGTAATAAATTTACTCTGAAACAGGAGTGCGACTTATTTGGAGGCTCCTATGCATACACTCAGCCTTCGGATGAAAGcaaagtgccaaacatttaaAACTGAAGAAGTCACTGAAGCTTCTGTGAGTTTTATTGATGTACGGTATCGTTCATAACAATTTTTCCTCTTGAATATTAACACTTATATTTCGAATAGTAATGtactaccagagaatgttaatgcaatgagaaggtgcaaatgttactgtgagctttttttagtacaattgagatttgaaag
The Anastrepha ludens isolate Willacy chromosome X, idAnaLude1.1, whole genome shotgun sequence DNA segment above includes these coding regions:
- the LOC128869377 gene encoding histone-lysine N-methyltransferase SETMAR-like isoform X1; translated protein: MNLIHFFGDEAPSRTSVYRWYGEFNRGRSSLQDEFREGRPKSVVVPKTIDAVRELILQDRHVTYREIETILGISGTSIHSILHKHLTVKKICSRWIPYKLSIGPKKGRVDWSKEMLKKYDRGASKHVYDIVTGDESWIYAFEPESKQQSTVWVFQDEPNPTKVVRARSTSKQMVACFFGKTGHVATVPLEQRRTVNSEWYTTICLPVVFQEIRKTNRQRRITLHQDNANSPTSAQTTAFLSTQNIELMGHPPYSPDLAPNDFFLFPYVKNKLRGQRFSTPEEAVAAFRMHVLEVPYSEWQKCFDNWFKRMQKYIDLHGEYFEKQ
- the LOC128869377 gene encoding uncharacterized protein LOC128869377 isoform X2, producing the protein MHTTRKKCKNIAAKPNVTHSKKDDEKPTTSKKAAAANEIARKHFSAALVDRGSPLGQMSQEPWKLSCWKLSSPTFDGSGWFSGVKIIKCKDDRSLTWVMEVVNKLQGLWEGDAFEIVDCSSVPSIPKAKVFILRTVSPEHALRLLQMQNKDVPTDDWKGMKVAKSANANESQNYILQINKTAEEILYVAHWKRVPSSQKTQPNGLNQKHAQNCRDGEESRH